In the Blautia faecicola genome, CAAACTCTCTGCTGTCTGTTGAATTGTTCCGGTTGTCACCCAGACAGAACACTTTATTTTTTTCTATTTTTAGTGGTTTTGAAGCAATGCCTGCATCCTTTATTTTGGCGAAGTCATCTCTGACAGCGATACCGTTTCGATATAAAACACCTCCCACAATCTGAATAGTATCGCCTTCCACACCAACAACACGTTTTATTAATTTTTTTCCATACACTTCATCATCAAAAATGATTACATCGTCAACAGCTACAGTATCAGTTTTCGAATGAAAAACTGATGTCGATACGATGTCTCCATCCTTGTAAGTCGGTTCCATGGAGTTTCCAACTATTGTTGCCGGATGAAAGATCTGACCGATTGCCAAAAGTGTAATGCAGAGAATTCCAATCGCTATATAAAACAAGATATATACGTTGTTTTCTTCCGAAAGAACCCTGATTGTTTTCTTTCTCATTTAGAACTTCTCCTGTTCCAAACACCGATCCGGATGTCTGATTGTGAGTATTTTAAAATTCGTACATCAATTCCACTCACTTTGAATTTAAGCCCTTTATAATCGGTTCCAACTGCATTAAATCCATCAGCATCAATGATTTTCATGAATTTATCAACGATTTTTGTGGCTTGCGTGAAACTCAACCGGTTTACGCACATCTTTTCTTGCTGTTCTCGACCATATGGATGTTTTTCATCCTTAATCATATAATGAGGACATGCAAAAAAGGCCGTATCTCCTTCCATGATTGTCATAGGAATA is a window encoding:
- the lepB gene encoding signal peptidase I — its product is MRKKTIRVLSEENNVYILFYIAIGILCITLLAIGQIFHPATIVGNSMEPTYKDGDIVSTSVFHSKTDTVAVDDVIIFDDEVYGKKLIKRVVGVEGDTIQIVGGVLYRNGIAVRDDFAKIKDAGIASKPLKIEKNKVFCLGDNRNNSTDSREFGEISYGKIDFIVNRILLKNEKEREK